The region TCGAACAATCCGCATTGAAGCCGTACCGGTTTTTTCATAACAGGATGCTGAAGTAAAGTATTTAGCGGGTGTAGCCTTAGGTAAGTCTTTTTGAACGCTAGGTTCATAACCAAATGGTGCAAGAATCGACTTTACCATACGACCGATGACAGTTCTTGTGAAACCGTCCCTTAAGTCTATGGTGGGGTTATTGCTATTATCAAAAAAGCTCTCGACTTCGCTGACACAAGCTGATAATGCTGGCTTGCCTGCATTTGAAGCATCTATCATAGCAATTATGTTTTCTTCTTTCGAGAGAATGTTGAAAATAGCAATTGCATCAGGATTATTGGCAAATTTTGAGCAATTAGGATTTTCCTTGAGAAAATCATTAAAAGTAGCTTTCATTATACAAATCCCCTTTCAGGTAGTTAATTTTACATATGTAATATAACATATGTAAAATTAGATGTCAATGAGTTATTTATAAAAAGTATTATCGGAGAGTGATGCCTATGAAAATCTTTTCCCGTTTGTTCAAAGCAAGGGATAAGCCGAAAAACAGTCTGTTCGGTAATGCATATAGCTTTTTCTTCGGCGGCACATCCAGCGGAAAGACTGTCAATGAGCGGACTGCAATGCAGACAACGGCAGTGTATGCCTGTGTAAGGATACTTGCAGAAGCCATCGCCGGGCTTCCGCTTCATGTGTACCGCTATAAAGAAGACGGTGGCAAAGAAAAAGCGTTGACCCACCCGCTCTATTATTTACTCCATGACGAACCAAACCCTGAGATGAGTTCATTCGTGTTCCGAGAAACACTAATGAGTCATCTTCTTTTATGGGGAAATGCTTACGCTCAGATTATCAGGGACGGTTCCGGACGAGTGCTGGCGCTTTATCCACTTTTGCCAAACAAAATGACGGTAGACAGGGCTCCAAACGGAGAACTGTTTTACACTTATCGGCGCGACAGCGATGAGAGTAGGGTTAATCCAAAAGCAGGCCTTATATACCTACGAAGTGATGAGGTTCTTCACATCCCGGGACTCGGTTTTGACGGACTGATCGGATACTCCCCTATCGCTATGGCCAAGAACGCCATAGGCATGGCTATTGCCTGTGAAGAGTACGGTGCATCCTTTTTTGCCAACGGTGCAAATCCGGGCGGTGTGCTGGAACATCCCGGCGTATTAAAGGATCCAGCAAAGGTGCGTGAAAGCTGGAACGCTGTCTATCAAGGCAGTGCCAACGCTCACCGCATTGCCGTTCTGGAAGAGGGCATGAAGTTCCAGCCAATCGGCATCCCGCCTGAACAGGCACAGTTTCTGGAGACAAGAAAATTCCAGATAAACGAGATCGCCCGGATATTCCGCGTGCCTCCCCATATGGTTGGAGACCTTGAAAAGTCGAGCTTTTCAAACATCGAGCAGCAGTCTCTGGAATTTGTCAAATACACGCTTGATCCGTGGGTGGTGCGCTGGGAACAGGCTCTTCAAAAGGCGCTGCTTTTACCGTCGGAGAAGCGGACATACTTTGTCAAGTTCAATGTGGATGGCCTTCTGCGCGGGGATTATGCAAGCCGCATGAACGGTTATGCCGTAGCACGCCAGAACGGCTGGATGTCTGCTAACGATATCCGAGAGCTTGAGAACATGAACCGGATACCAGAGGAGTTGGGCGGTGACCTGTATCTCATCAACGGTAATATGACCAAGCTTGCCGATGCTGGAGCATTTGCAGGAAAAACCAATGCTGAAACGGAGGGATCAAAAAGATGAACAAATCACAAAAACCAAGGCCGGTTCGCCGTTTCTGGAACTGGATACAAAACGATGACGGTAGCCGGACATTATATCTTGACGGACCTATAGCCGAAGAAAGCTGGCTGGGAGACGAAGTGACTCCCAAACAGTTCAAATCAGAGCTGTTATCCGGAGAGGGCGATATAACGATCTGGATCAACAGCCCGGGCGGTGATATATTTGCAGCCAACCAGATTTACAACATGCTTATGGATTACAAAGGCAAAGTGACGGTAAAGATTGACGGTATTGCAGCCAGCGCCGCTTCGGTCATAGCTATGGCCGGAGGTGACGTCTTTATGTCACCAGTCAGCATGATGATGATTCACAACCCTATGACAATAGCCATCGGTGATACGGAAGAAATGGAGAAAGCTATCGCAATGCTGGAAGAAATAAAGGAATCCATCATCAACGCTTATGAGCTGAAAACCAGACTTTCCAGGGCAAAAATATCGCACCTAATGGATGCAGAAAGCTGGTTTAACGCAAGAAAAGCGGTGGAACTTGGCTTTGCCGATGGAATCTTGTTTATGGAGGATGAATCATTCCCATCCGAATTTGAAGTATCAGGAGGAATGATCTTCAGCAGGCAGGCAGTAACAAATTCCATCCTGCGAAAGCTTAAACCAAAAGAAAAACCAAAAGGAACCCCGATTGAGTCGCTTGAGAAGCGGCTTTTTCTACTTTTACCCCACTAAATCTGCGATTTAGCGGGGACCCCAAATAAAACCGTAAGGAGGATTTGATTATGAGCAAAATACTGGAACTGCGTGAAAAACGCGCTAAAGTATGGGAAGCTGCTAAAGCTTTCCTCGACAGCAAACGCGGGAACGACGGACTGCTTTCACCGGAGGATACCGCGACTTATGAAAAAATGGAAGCCGACGTTATTGCGCTGGGCAAAGAAATAGAGCGTCTTGAGCGTCAGGCTGCCATAGATTTGGAACTGTCAAAACCGTTGAATATTCCTATTACAGACAAACCCACTTCCATATCTGGCAACAATGAAAAAACCGGACGTGCCAGCGATGAGTACAGGCAGTCTTTCTGGAACATGATGCGCGGCAGGCGCAAATATGACGTACACAACGCGCTGCAGATTGGAGAGGACACCGAAGGTGGATATCTTGTTCCCGACGACTTTGAGCGTACTCTTGTGGAAGCACTGGAGGAGGAGAATATATTTAGGCAGATTGCCAATGTTATTACCACGTCCAGCGGTGACAAGAAAATTCCTGTGGTGGCAAGCAAGGGTACTGCATCCTGGGTGGATGAGGAAGGCCAGATTCCCGAAAGCGATGACTCCTTTGCACAGGTATCCATCGGCGCATATAAGCTGGCTACTATGATCAAGGTGTCAGAGGAATTGTTAAACGATAGTGTATTCAACCTTGAACAGTATATAGCCAAAGAATTCGCCCGCCGAATCGGAGCAAAAGAGGAGGAAGCATTTTTTATCGGCGACGGATCTGGCAAGCCAACCGGTATCTTGGCGGATAACGGCGGTGGCGAGATAGGAGTAACCGCGGCGAGCGCGACAGCTATTACCCTTGACGAGATCATGGACTTGTTCTACAGTCTAAAGTCTCCGTACCGCAGGAACGCTGTATTCATTATGAATGATTCGACAATTAAAGCTATAAGGAAGCTCAAAGACAACAACGGTCAGTATCTCTGGCAGCCTTCTGTAACTGCTGGAACACCGGATACTATCCTCAATCGTCCAGTTAAAACTTCTGCATTTATGCCAGCCATTGCCGCCGGAGCAAAAACGATTGTATTCGGCGATTTTTCTTATTACTGGGTGGCAGACCGTCAAGGCAGGGTTTTTAAGCGGCTTAATGAGTTGTATGCTGCGACCGGACAAGTTGGATTCATGGCAACCCAGCGTGTAGATGGAAAGCTGGTACTGTCTGAAGCAGTCAAGATACTGCAGCAGAAATCAACTTAATGAAAACGGAGGGCTGCGGCATGGAACTTTTGGAGAAGGTTAAAGCAAACCTCATATTGCAACACAACGAAGATGACGCACTTTTACAAGAGTATATCAAAGCCGCAGTGGCCTATGCGGAAAGTTACCAGAAAAAGCCGGAAGGATATTATGCCGAAAACCCCATGCCGCCTACTACTGAGCAGGCTGTCATTATGCTGTCGAGCCATTTTTATGAAAGCAGGGATGGCTCGACGGCTGGCTTTTTTGGAGATAGTGTGCAGGCAGGACAGCAGGTATGGAATACAGTAAATCTATTGCTGCGGCTCGACCGGGATTGGAAGATATAGGGGCCCCCGCAAAGTCATCCGACTTTGTGGGGAGAGGACGAACAACGGAATGAATGAGCTTTTCGCGCTTGCGCGGAAACGAATGATATGGAGTTTGTGAGGACGATATGAGCTTTGGAAAAATGAAAACTTTCGTGGACATTATCTCAGTCAAGCCGGTTAAGGATAGTGAGGGTTTTACTGAAAAAGATGATGTCATTCTTGCTTCGGTAAGGGCATACAAGGAAGATAGGCATGGCAGTGAAAAATGGGCAAACAGGGCGGCGTTTTCGCAGGCGTCTGCCCTGTTCCGCTTCCGTAAGATACCTAACCTGGAAGTTACCACAGATCTTGTACTCGTTTGCAGCGATGGCAGGTACAACATTATCAGTGTTGAGGACGTAAAAGGACGTGGAATGTATATTGAGGTGCTTGCGGAAAAAGTGAAATCAAGCAAAGCATAAAAGGAGGGGCTGCAACGTGGCTAAGGTGGAAGTTAAATTGCCGGAACAGTTCTTGCTCAAGTTATCCAGACTTGGAGAAAGAACAGACGAAATCATACCTAAGGTGCTGGAAGCAGGCGGGGAAGTGGTTCTTTCAAAAGTGAAGTCCAATCTTCAGTCAGTTATCGGGAGCGGCACTAAATATCCGTCCAGAGCAACCGGTGAATTGGTAAATGCTTTGGGACTCTCTCCTGCCAAACAGGACAGGGATGGAAACCACAACATAAAAATCGGCTTTACTGAACCAAGGAAGGATGGGGAAAGCAATGCGAAGATTGCCAATATTATTGAGTATGGCAAGTCCGGGCAGCCTCCAAGGCCCTTTTTGAAACCGGCAAAATCAGCTACAAGGAAGTCCTGCATCGAAGTAATGAAGTCAAGACTGGAACAGGAGCTGGGTCGTATATGAGCATATTGTCAGAATTAAACTCGTTATTGGATGGTTTGGGTATCCCCATTGAAACCGGGGTATTTAGCGGTGTACCGCCAGATGAGTACCTTGTCATTACTCCGATGACAGATACATTTGAAGTTTTTGCAGACAACCGGCCTCAGGTAGAAACCCAGGAGGTAAGGTTGTCTTTATTTATAAAGGGAAACTACACTGCCCGTAAAAGCGAAATAGTGAACACATTGCTTCAAGCAGGCTTTACCATTACCGACAGGCGGTATATAGGCCATGAGGACGATACCGGCTATCACCACTATGCCATTGATGTGGCAAAAGAGTATGAAGTAAAGGAGGAATGAAAAACATGGCCACAATCGGACTGGACAGGTTATATTATGCCAAAATAACTGAGAATGAAAACGGAGAAGAGACATACGACACGCCTGTTCCGCTGGCTAAGGCTATTACGGCAGAGCTTTCTGTAGAACTAGCAGAGGCGACACTTTATGCCGATGACGGGGCGGCAGAAGTGGTCAAGGAATTTCAAAGCGGCACACTGACTCTTGGTGTTGCAGATATCGGAGTAGACGCTGCTGAGGTTTTGACGGGAGCCACCCTTGATGACAATAAGGTGCTGATTTCCACCAGTGAGGATGGAGGTGCGCCTGTGGCAATTGGCTTTAGAGCCAAGAAAGCTAACGGCAAGTACAGGTATTTTTGGCTTTACAGGGTTAAATTCGGAATCCCGGCGACAAATCTGCAGACGAAGGGCGACAGCATTACCTTTTCGACACCCACCATTGAAGGGACAGTCATGAGACGTAACAAACCAGATGGCCAGGGAAAGCACCCTTGGAAGGCGGAGGTCAGCGAAGACGATCCCGGTGTATCGCCTGAAACTATTACCGGCTGGTATACGGAAGTTTATGAGCCGGTATTTGCTGTGGGAGGAGGCAGTGAATGATGCAGGATAATGACAGAAGCGCGATTATCAAAATCGGCGATGAAGAATATCAGCTTATACTAACCACTAAAGCGACAAAGGAGATTGCAAAAAGATACGGCGGTCTTGAAAACCTCGGCACAAAACTGATGAAAACCGAGAACTTCGAAATGGCTCTTGACGAAGTGGTGTGGCTGATTACACTGCTGGCCAACCAGAGCATTTTGATACACAACCTCAAAAATCAAGAAAAGCGTGAACTCCTTACCGAAGAGACAGTGGAACTTCTCACATCTCCTTTGGAACTGGCAGCATATAAAAACGCTATTATGGAAGCAATGTTCAAGGGGACCAAAAGAAACGTTGAAAGTGAGGATGATTTAAAAAACACACCGGCCGAGTGAGCGATGAGGAATCGTTCACTCGGCTTTTATATTACGGCACTGTCCAGCTTAATCGTTCAGAGGAAGAAGTATGGCTCATGCCTATTGGATACCTGCTTGATTTATGGGAGTGCCATAAGCAGTTTTTAGGGCTGGCGAAACCAAAGCGTATGTTTACCATTGATGATGTGATACCTTATGGAATTTAAAAATTTTGCAGGAAAGGAGGCGGTTATGTGGCAGACAATTTTGGCCTGAAGATCGGGATTGAAGGCGAAAAGGAATTTAAAAACGCCATTCGTGAGATCAACCAAAGTTTTAAGGTACTGGGTAGCGAAATGAACCTGGTCGCATCTCAGTTCGACAAGCAGGATAAGTCAGTTGAAGCTGTTACTGCAAGAAACAAGGTGCTTAACAAAGAGATCGAATTGCAGAAAGAAAAAATAGCTACTTTGGAGAAAGCCCTTGCCAATGCCGCCTCATCTTTCGGAGAAACCGACAAGCGGACGCAGTCCTGGCAGATACAGCTCAACAACGCCAAAGCCGAGCTGAACAAAATGGAGCGCGAACTCGAACAGTCTGCTGAAAGTGCAGATGAACTTGGGGACGAATTGAAGGAAAGTGGAGACAATGCCGAAAAATCCGGCTCGAAATTTGAGAAACTGGGCAGCGTTCTTAAAGGTGTTGGCGCGGCTATGGGTGCTGCAGCGGCCGCAGCGGGCGCGGCTGCCATCAAGCTGGGAAAAGAGGTCGTGGAGCAGTTTGGTGAGCTTGAGCAGAACCTTGGCGGTTCTGAAGCTGTGTTTGGAGAATATGCTGCACGTATCCAAAAAACGGGAGAAGAAGCCTACAAGAATCTGGGCTTGTCCCAATCCGAGTACCTTGCCACCGCCAACAAAATGGGCGCACTGTTTCAGGGTGCTGGTGTCGATCAGCAAAAAAGTCTGGAGCTTACTGAGAAGGCCATGCAACGGGCGGCAGATATGGCTTCGGTTATGGGCATTGACATGCAGACTGCCATGGAATCCATCGCTGGCGCAGCCAAGGGTAACTTCACCATGATGGATAATCTGGGCGTCGCCATGAACGCCACTACCATCGAAGCTTATGCTCTTGCAAAAGGGCTGGATTTTGCCTGGAATAGCGCAACCAATGCCGAAAAGGCCGAGATCGCCATGCAGATGTTTTTTGAAAAAACCGAACAGTATGCTGGCAACTTCGCAAGAGAGTCTACCCAGACCATCAGCGGTTCCATTGGTCTTTTACAAGCCTCTCTAAGTTCGTTTATAGCAGGACTTGGCAATGCGAACGCTGATATGACGAACCTAACACAAAATCTTGTGGATGCCTTTCAGGCTGTAGTTAAAAATATTGTACCGGTTTTGGAAAATATAGTGGCTGCTCTGCCGGAGGCAACCGGTGCAATTATCTCAGCAGTCAAAGATCTGCTTCCCGTGCTGTTGCAAACTGTAACTGAATTGTTCTCTCAGGTGCTTCAAACTCTCTTGAGCCTGCTGCCGGAGCTGATCCCGGCGGCAGTAGATGCAGTCATGACCATTGCAGGTACACTCATTGATAACCTGCCTTTACTCATTGATGCAGCGGTGCAGCTAATCACAGCGTTGGTAATGGGGCTTGGAGAAGCATTACCTGAGCTAATTCCAGCAGCAGTTCAAGCAGTGATCACCATTGTGCAAGGGCTGCTGGATAATATGGACAAAATCCTTGAAGCTGCTTTTACATTGATTCAAGGACTGGCGCAGGGACTTTTAAATGCATTGCCAGAACTAATTGAAGCACTGCCGAGGATAATTACAACAATCATTGACTTTGTGACGAACAATATGCCGAAGATCATAGAATTGGGAATTACGCTTATCGTACAGCTTGCTGCCGGGCTTGTGAAAGCCATTCCAGAACTAGTAAAGTCTTTACCTCAGATTGTTGCGGCTATTATAGAAGGCTTGGGCAAGGCGGTTGTTTCAGTGGTTGAGATTGGTAAGAACATTGTAAAAGGCATCTGGGAAGGTATTAAAAGCCTTGGTAGCTGGATTAAGGATAAGGTTTCCGGTTTCTTTTCCGGTATTGTTGATGGAGTAAAGAATTTCCTCGGAATCAGATCTCCGTCCACTGTTTTTGAAGGCATTGGCGGCAATATGGCACTGGGTATTGGTGAGGGATTTGACAAGGCTATGGCCAGAGTGGCAGACGATATGCAAAATGCAGTGCCGACAGATTTTAATATATCTCCTGATATTAGTGTAAGTGGAAGAGGTGGATTTAGCGATTTAGCTTCCGGGCCGCTTGTTGTGGTGCAGCAGATGATTGTTCGTGGTGAAGAAGACATCCGCAGGATTTCACAGGAGTTATATAACCTGATGCAGACAGGTTCAAGGGCGCAGGGACGTTTTATAACAGCGTAATGGAGGGAAGCATATGGGATTTATCTACAATGGAATATCGTCGCAAAGTATGAAAATACGAGCAAGACTTACCAAATGGCAGGTCTCCCCTGCCCTGCGCAATTCCTTTGAAACTGTGCCGGGCAAAGCAGGTATTGCAGATTTTGGCTGCGACATATCAGAACGAAACATAATAATTAGCTGTAGTGTGCTTCCCCAGCGCAGTTTTGCTGAGCTTGTATCGGTTCTTGATAATGTTGCAGAATGGTTAAATCCGGAAAACGGGCTTAAGCAACTTGTTATAGATGATTTGCCCGACCGATATTTCATGGCTCGCTTATCAGAAGCGGTTGACTGTGAGCGGATATTGCGGACAGCGGGCAGCTTTGAACTTCGGTTTGTTTGTCCCGACCCGTATGTTTACGCGTTGGAAGATGAGATATTTGTTCTTTCTGAAACAGGTCTGCATGAGTTGGAGAGGGTTAAAGGAAATACGGATTCCAATCCGGTTTATCTCTTGAAGGGTTTGATATCAACGTCCTCATCAAGCTATATTTCGCTTATTACAAACGGCGAGGAATTGCTAATTGTTGGCTCATTATCTGAAGGTGAAACTCTGATTGTCGACTCCGGCATGGTAACAGCTAAGGTTATTGATGAAACAGGCCGAACCTTGAGAAATGGCCTTCCCAGCCTGCAGGATCTGAATTTTCCAATTCTCAGGAAAGGTGTTAATCATATTGAGATTGCCGCAGAAAACGCGACCTTTACCGAGTTAAAAATACAGGCAAAAAGCAGATGGAGGTGATAACATGGCGATAAAATCAATCCTGACAAACCAAGAGGATTTTACCGGGGAGTTTCCTGTAACATCAAGGACGTCTGCTTTATGGCGATTTAATGAAAAAACACCAGACGAAAATCTTCAGCTTATAGACTCATCGGGACATGGCAGACATTTTACCATCTCCGGCTGGTCAGGGACATCGGCAAACCTTATTGCTGGAAGATTCGGAAGATACTTCAGGCAAAATATTGTTAATCCGACTTCTGAAAAGACCCATCTTATAGCAGAAAATGATGGGAGTTTCTTTAGCAATCTGGGCGAAAAGATTGTTGTAGGCGGTTGGATTAATCCTACCACCTATTCGGTCGGCCAGACATATATACCCATATTCAATACCCGCCAAGGACCCGGTCAGCCAATTTTTTATGTTTCACTTTATCAAGGGAGACTTAGGCTTATGTTGTATAACTCCTCCGGCACACTAATCTACGACCAGAGCGAAACAGCTACCATTACCTTGAAAAACGGCGGCTGGTATTTTATCGCCTCCATCATTGAAGTAAGCAACAAAAAGGTACAGAACATCATATGCGATCGCAGCGACGGGGCAACCTGGGTGTCACCTGTGCGTTTCTTTTCGGGAGAGCTGAATCGGGAATGTATAGCAGACATTATTATGGGGATGCATGCAAATACCTACTACTATGCCGGAGGCTTCGACGACTGGTTTCTGGAAACGGACTCACAGCTTACAGCTGATGATTTGCTGTTATATTTTAAGTCGTCTTTACATGCAAACGGTGGGGATGCGGCTTCGGATGTAGATGCTTTGGCAGAGCCTAGCGCAGTCACCCTTAAAGCAACAGATGGCGAGTATCCTGCAAGTGGCGTACTTTATACAAGGGCGGTTCCATGTGCATTATCGGGCAGCGGTCGTGTAGCTGTGACAAGCGAATATACTGCAGGTGTTACTTCAGTGTCTCTAGTAGAGACCAGCACAAGCGATGATCTTGAAGAATGGTCTGCATGGCAGGCTGTGGGAACCAGCGGTGAACTTCAATCGCCAAATCGGCAATATATAAGGTTCCGTGTTACCCTTACCAGCAGCGATCCGTTGAGGACGCCAAAACTTCTGGAAATACAGCTTCATGATATACCGAAAGCGCCCTATGAGAAATTAGGCTTTGCCCGTCCTGTGGTTTTGGATAAAAACGGAGCATGGGAAGCTGTTCTTGAAAATGCCTTTGATATCATTGTCACTGGTGAGGTGAACGGTGCGGATACGTTGGAATTCAAGCTTCCGTTCCATGATCCAAAAAGAAGCGCGCTGGAAAATGAAAAACAAGTGCAAATCGTAAATGACATTTACCGGATCCGAACCTTAACGGACAATAAAAGCGAAGATGGGCGTGTTATTACGCAAGTATATGCTGAAGCGGTATTTTACGATCTGTCTTTCAGTGCGGAAAAAGAACCTAGAGAATTCAATGCAGATACTGCAGATGTTCCGATGCAATATGCACTTTTGGGAACAGGTTGGACAGTAGGAAATGTTACTGTCACTACGAAACGGACATGGCAGTGTACAGAAAAAAATGCCTTATCCATCCTTCGCGCCGTACAGAATATTTATGGCGGCGATCTGGTGTTTGACAGCGCCAACCGCCAGGTACACCTTTTGACTTTTAGTGGTACTGATAGCGGAGCGCTTTTTTCATATAGAAAGAATTTGAAAAGTATTCAGCGGGTAGTCGATACACGCGAATTAGTGACAAGGCTCTATGCTTATGGAAAGGACGGATTGACCTTCGCTTCAATTAATGGAGGTAAGGCATACGTGGAAGATTACACTTTTTCCAGTGAAGTGAGGGTGTCGACGCTTGATTGTTCGTCGTTTACAAATCCGTATCAGATGCTGGAATATGCAAAAATGCGGCTTGCAGAATATTCGAAGCCTCGCGTTTCTTATGTACTGTCTGCAATGGATTTATCTGCGCTAACCGGTTATGAGCACGAAGCATGGAAACTGGGTGATATTGTTACAGTGGACGATAAAGAACTAGGCCTTTTGGTAAAGACTCGTGTTGTGAGAAGGCAGTATAACTTGCAGGAGCCATGGAAAACAGTGATTGAGCTTTCAACTAAACTGCGGGAACTTGGCGATTCTTCAGCACAGTGGGACAAGGCAGCGGATGCGCTGTCCTCAGCAGAGTTGATAAACCGTCAGGAAATTAAAGATATGGTACCATTCAACCATCTGCGCAATTCCAGAGCGGATGATGGTTTTGCCTACTGGGTCAATTCCGGCTTTGAAGTGGATACTGAGAATGGTGTTTCTGGAACTGCTTCCTTCAAGGCTGTTGGTGTACCTGGTATGACAAAGAGCCTGTCACAGACGGTATACCCAGCAACACGTAAAAGCTATACATTTTCAGCGCAGATTGCTTCCGAAAACCTTGAAAAGGGCGAAAACGGCCAGGTTGGTGCTGAGATAGTCATTGAATACGAGGACGGTACAACAGAAACAAGATTTATAGACCTGATTTGAGGGTGATGATATGGCATATTTCAATCAGATTGCACACAGTATTTCTCCCAAAAGTATCAGCAGAGTCAAATCTATCACCATCAGGCTGTGCGTCACTGACTGCACCGGCACAGTGTACTTTACAGACTTATTGCTTCAGGGCGGTTCGGTTTCCACTGGATGGATCGGGCATGTGTGCGAGATACAGTGGACATTGGACGGGTAATGAGCCGCTAAAATTATTTTCTGCCTAACACATGCTCCCAGTAGCATCGGAAAAGGCAGAGCCACTGAACATAAAGAATCTCTGTAGGAGTAATATTTTTATTTTGCACACCAGCCTGACGGAATGCCCTAGATAACTGCTTGCTTGTAAAAAGACTGCGGAATCCATATTTTAGTGCCTTTGAAACAAATTGTTCATAGGCAAACCACTGGTTTGCGGGTATGTCCGGTTGGCTCTTTTTCTTAAGGTGAAGAAGTACTACATCAACGCCCGGTTTGGGATGAAAATCTTCCCTGCTGAAATAGTAAGCAATATCCAAATCAAATCTGGGCTTTATAAGCAGTGAACGCAATGATTCTGAAGGCTTACCCATGAAACGCTTGGCTGCGCCTTTTTCCATGGTAAGCCATGCTTCAGAAGGTGCGTTTTTGCATTCCGTCAATTTTCGCATAATATCCGTAGTGAAGCAAAAGGGAATGTTTGAAAAAACCTTATAATCTTCGGATTGAGGAAGCTTCCACTTCATAAAATCCTGATGATATATACGGATATTTTTGACGTCCTTGAATTTTGCTGTCAATTTATTATATAAA is a window of Defluviitoga tunisiensis DNA encoding:
- a CDS encoding phage tail spike protein, whose amino-acid sequence is MAIKSILTNQEDFTGEFPVTSRTSALWRFNEKTPDENLQLIDSSGHGRHFTISGWSGTSANLIAGRFGRYFRQNIVNPTSEKTHLIAENDGSFFSNLGEKIVVGGWINPTTYSVGQTYIPIFNTRQGPGQPIFYVSLYQGRLRLMLYNSSGTLIYDQSETATITLKNGGWYFIASIIEVSNKKVQNIICDRSDGATWVSPVRFFSGELNRECIADIIMGMHANTYYYAGGFDDWFLETDSQLTADDLLLYFKSSLHANGGDAASDVDALAEPSAVTLKATDGEYPASGVLYTRAVPCALSGSGRVAVTSEYTAGVTSVSLVETSTSDDLEEWSAWQAVGTSGELQSPNRQYIRFRVTLTSSDPLRTPKLLEIQLHDIPKAPYEKLGFARPVVLDKNGAWEAVLENAFDIIVTGEVNGADTLEFKLPFHDPKRSALENEKQVQIVNDIYRIRTLTDNKSEDGRVITQVYAEAVFYDLSFSAEKEPREFNADTADVPMQYALLGTGWTVGNVTVTTKRTWQCTEKNALSILRAVQNIYGGDLVFDSANRQVHLLTFSGTDSGALFSYRKNLKSIQRVVDTRELVTRLYAYGKDGLTFASINGGKAYVEDYTFSSEVRVSTLDCSSFTNPYQMLEYAKMRLAEYSKPRVSYVLSAMDLSALTGYEHEAWKLGDIVTVDDKELGLLVKTRVVRRQYNLQEPWKTVIELSTKLRELGDSSAQWDKAADALSSAELINRQEIKDMVPFNHLRNSRADDGFAYWVNSGFEVDTENGVSGTASFKAVGVPGMTKSLSQTVYPATRKSYTFSAQIASENLEKGENGQVGAEIVIEYEDGTTETRFIDLI
- the erm gene encoding 23S ribosomal RNA methyltransferase Erm, producing the protein MPQNRKKGTTPPIWVSQNFLTSYKIINRIIRRTTLNKDDHVIEIGPGKGHITGFLIKRCRKVSAIEIDGRLYNKLTAKFKDVKNIRIYHQDFMKWKLPQSEDYKVFSNIPFCFTTDIMRKLTECKNAPSEAWLTMEKGAAKRFMGKPSESLRSLLIKPRFDLDIAYYFSREDFHPKPGVDVVLLHLKKKSQPDIPANQWFAYEQFVSKALKYGFRSLFTSKQLSRAFRQAGVQNKNITPTEILYVQWLCLFRCYWEHVLGRK